In Mustela nigripes isolate SB6536 chromosome 2, MUSNIG.SB6536, whole genome shotgun sequence, a single window of DNA contains:
- the NCEH1 gene encoding neutral cholesterol ester hydrolase 1 isoform X2 has translation MAEELNAVIVSIEYRLVPKVYFPAQIHDVVHATKYFLQPEVLHKYSVDPDRIGISGDSAGGNLAAAVGQQFSQDANLKDKFKVQALIYPVLQALDFNTPSYQQNVNTPILPRYVMVKYWVDYFQGNHDFVQAMIVNNHTSLDVEEAVALRARLNWTSLLPASITKGYRPVMKTTGNARIVREIPQLLDARAAPLIADQEVLRHLPKTYILTCEYDVLRDDGIMYAKRLESAGVEVTLDHYEDGFHGCMIFTSWPTNFSVGIRTRNSYIKWLDQNL, from the exons ATACAGACTAGTTCCAAAGGTTTATTTTCCTGCACAGATTCATGATGTTGTGCATGCCACGAAGTATTTCCTGCAGCCGGAAGTCTTACACAAGTATTCGGTTGACCCAGACAGAATTGGCATCTCTGGTGACAGTGCTGGTGGGAATTTGGCCGCTGCTGTGGGCCAACAG ttTTCTCAAGATGCCAACCTCAAAGACAAGTTCAAGGTACAAGCTTTAATTTACCCAGTCCTACAAGCTTTAGATTTCAACACACCCTCTTACCAGCAAAATGTGAACACACCGATCCTACCCCGTTACGTCATGGTGAAGTACTGGGTAGACTACTTCCAAGGCAACCATGACTTTGTCCAGGCAATGATAGTCAACAACCACACTTCTCTTGACGTGGAAGAAGCTGTTGCCCTCAGGGCCCGTCTAAACTGGACGTCCCTCTTGCCAGCCTCCATCACAAAGGGCTACAGGCCTGTCATGAAGACCACTGGCAACGCCAGGATTGTGCGGGAGATCCCTCAGCTGCTGGATGCCCGGGCAGCCCCTCTCATCGCTGATCAGGAAGTCCTGCGGCACCTCCCAAAGACCTATATTCTGACGTGTGAGTACGACGTCCTAAGAGACGATGGGATCATGTACGCCAAGCGTCTGGAGAGCGCAGGTGTGGAGGTGACCCTTGATCACTATGAGGATGGTTTCCACGGCTGCATGATTTTCACCAGCTGGCCCACCAACTTCTCAGTGGGAATCCGGACTAGGAATAGTTACATCAAGTGGCTGGATCAAAACCTGTGA